GGAACTGCTTTAGGTGATGGTGGGATTGGCAAATCTAATGAGGATGTTCCATGGCAAATGAGGAGTGTGGTATActgggaagtcagaagagaaagaTGTTCTATCACGTAGGACCTTGTAAGAACATGAAAGAGAACTTATATTCTATTCTACAGGGAAAGGGAACCAATGGAAGGCTTTAAGCAAAGGAATTACATGACCTTCTAGATGATCACTCTGGCTAACAACCCGTCAGTGTGGGAAAAGGAAGCCAGGAAATGGGCTAGCTGTGGGAAGGGTCCACACACAAATTGAAACTGAATGTAATGAAGTATGGTATCAAAAGCTTCTTTTTAAGACGGGAGACATTTTGTCCTCATTCTCAAATGAAAAGGTACAGTTCAGAAAGGGTAAGAAACCGCAGTAACATGTTTCAGGTCACGTGACTACAGAGAGACCATACCATTCAAATTCAGCTTCAACTCCAAAGTTCATGACTTTCCCACGTTTCCTTGGAACCTTCGATTTGTTGACAAATTAAcaaggagataaaaataaaaatcatgttttcttgCAAAAATAATAGAAAGTGGCACTGTTCTCTGCCTACATTGGCACAGGGTGGAGGAACAGCTTACAGCACACAGGCTATCtttgtatgccaccactgcctaactcaACCACAACAGGGTCAGGCACGTTCACCCCAGCAGGCTTGCTATTTAAAAAGTCAACTTTATGAATGCTCTACAGACGCTCTCACTCACCTTGCTTTCTTTGAAGTCAAAGCTTTGTTTTCATTCAGCTTCCTCCCACCACTTTCTGTATATCAAAAAAGTGCACACATAAAAATTTACTTCTGTGCATGTAACATACAATGTGCTTAATGCTCAAGAGCTAGTTTAAAAGTTCACTCTTTGACCGAGAAATTACCctttatgtgattttttaaaatcttcatacAATAGCCCAGTTCTTAATAAACACTTGTATAAAATACAATTGATTTATTACTAAGTCTCAAAGTAATGCTTAGGCAATGAcctacattttctttgtctttgtcacATCTCTCTACTTGGATAGCATAGACTgaatacaggagaaaaaaaaaaaagaaggtaggtTCCCCCTACCCTTGTATACCCTTTGCtgtatatgttttttgtttgtttgttttcaagacagggtttctctgtgtagtcctggctgtcctggaactcaaattgtataccaggctggccttgaactcgagagatctgcctgccactgtctcccaaatgctggcattaaaggtgtgtattggggttggggatttagctcagtggtagagcgctcgcctagcaagcgcaaggccctgggttcgatccccagctcaaaacaaacaaacaaacaaaaaaaggtgtatcaccatgcctggcctgcacagtaaaaaaaagttaaaatagttTAAGTTTGTTCAAGAACATAAAACTTAGATGTGGGAAGGAAATTTAAATACAGCCCTTATTAAGCTGAATCAAATAGACACACACTGAAATAATTTCATAACTTTACTACTTCGTGACTATATTAGAAATCTGTACATGTAACTCAGATGatgaaaaagaagatataaaattgCAGGGGGAAATCCAGTACTCTTTAGTGTTTAATAGATGAGATAATAAATGagcatttatttcttatttcactTTGCTAACAGTGAAACACTAAAGCAAGGCCTACAAGTATCTGATCCAGCTCCTATTTCCTAATAAGAAACAATACCTGTGGTGTTCCGTGCACCATCCTTCCATGTATCTGGAGTGATAACTGTGCCGAGTTTCTTTTCACCTGTTAAAGCAAGATAGCAAAAGGGAAGAATTATCATCAATAAACATactatgtgaaaataaaaaaataaaatgagtccaTTTCTTTTCtaactcaaaataataaatatactaTATCATGCCTGAGGTTGATAATGATCAAGTCAGATTTCAGTAGGAACTTACTAATGCTGGGGTGGAAACCAGTGAATGAAGACTTAGATAGTAACTATGGACAATGGATAACTGAGTCTGAATAAGATTTATTAGACAATAAGATGCTTTCACTGTTTATACTTCAAtcaatcattttttaaacaatttaaaaaaatttataatttaaacaaCCTGACAAACTTACTCATCCTTCAATATTTCCTAATCACCTACTATGTACAAAACCCTGTACAAGGTACCAATAGAAATAAAACCATGAATCTAAATTTCAGAGGGCTTATACCCAAGTTCACTAGTTTCTTAAGAGCCTGTAGGCAGATCAAAGGAAGTAAATGAACCTGACAGAATGATACACAAACTGAATATGTatgttctgtttttttccttgttaagagTCTATAGCATTCATCAGATTTTCAAAGTGATCACAGACTATAAAAAAATGTGAAGAGCCTGCCAGTTAAAATATaagctgtaaaataaaatataataattgtgAGCTAATTGAGACAGTTTAAACATCTGGTAACGCAAATATGAAGAAGATAAAGTCACACTACATAGATAAAGGGCACATCCTGAGGAAAGGCATGGGAAGTTGAGGGTGTACATCTGCACATAAGGTACGCTGGCTAACTCAAGTGTGAAAGCTGTAATTGCTGGTGAAAATGAAGTTGGAAGGATAAGCCAGAGCCTTATCTGTAGAAGGTCTCAGACATCCAAAATAGCCACAGTTATTTCTTAGGGAAAAGGTCAGGCTGGAGAAGTGAATTTGACACTCAATGGTATGGACATGCTAGCTGAGGCCAACACTCTCCAAAGATTTAATGGatccagacaaacaaacaaaagacggaaaacaataaaaccaaaccaaacaacacagaaaaccaaaccaaaccaaaccctccCTGGAACTTGGTAAATGGAAGACTACTGGTCAAAGTTTCAGAGTTCTTTAGTAGTTTGGGAAGTCAGTTTGCACTTCTAAAGGTATATGAAGTAACTCTAAAAATCTGGACacaaacaactttttgaaacaatttAGGACACAGGGAAAGACAGAACTGTGGTGGCTCCCTGACATGGCTTTTGTAGGAGTATGATTTCAGTTTACTTACAGAGTGAGTGTGATGAGCAGACAGACTAGgaggttaaaaataataaaacatcagcttttttttcccagaagagcagagaaggaaatAGCAATAGGAGGAAATGACCTTTGATGGCACACATTCAAGTCCAAAGTATGTGCATTTTATGGTAATACCACTATAGATCTTGGATCCTGAAAATTTTTATGTTCCTTGGAGATATTAGCTCAGTTTCCTATTGTCCCCAATGTCTTCTGGGACAAAGCACTTACAATATAAAGAGAATTAAAACAAGTGAAAGTAGACAGAAGTTTTGTCATCTGTTAGCAAATGTACAGAACTGACAAAAGTGACAAAGACCCACGTAATACATGTAAGAATTACACAGCATAAAAGGgtaggcacataaaataaatatatttaagccACATTTAATACTCATTTAATAATCAAACATCTCCCCCActttcaaaaagaataaaaataactgcTTAAGGATGGAGGTTGGGCttgatggcacaggcctgtaatttcagctactTTGGGGGTGTCTGTGTCCAGAGTATTATGTACTGAGGGGATATAAACAAAATTGGTCATATAGATTAGATAATAATTGGGATACAAAGAGTTGAGTTCCTGCGTTTAGCCCGAGGAAAAGAGATCGAGATAAGAAGgttgtttttaaacaaatcaacagtttttgcagttaaaaaaatcaaatattttcaacaaatcaCAAGGATTTCATTAGAATTATTGAATAATAACTAAAAGGATCAAAAAGAACTTCCAGGGGTGACTACACAGATATCTTGGCGATGAtgactttctccttccccttACCCAATGCTGTGGGTATCAAATGAAAAGAATGGACGGGATGGTACAAAAATATCCAGTTAAACATAACCTGTATTAAATGTTGCATGTGGTTTGTAAGGAACGACCAAAAGGTCAAGATTCAAATACTACACGGGACATATGAATAGTACTAGAAAGGATTCGATGTTTGTAATCTTAGAAATTAACTGAGAGCCTGGAATTTACACTTGCTACACCTGGCAAACTCTCGATGCTACCGGGAAGATTTTGAAGATCCATTTCCAGCCTCTGGGAGCCAGTCAAGAAGTTGTAACTGAAGAGATCCAGGAAAAAGGGCGGTAGAAACAAACACAGAGGTGCCGAACTGAGACCGTTCTGAACACAAAGCATAGGACTATACAGTCCCTGGGACAGGCAAGGATGACGGCGGGACACGGCAGGAAGGTAAAGGTTACATCCACAGACCTGGAGGAGAAAAAGCCAAGGCCGAGATCCCACAGAATTTCATCAGGCTCCTCCCGCCTCCTCTTCCCACAGACGCAGCCCCTTAACTTACATTTTTCGCACACCATCCTTCTACGGACTGTCCCCTCAACCTCCAAAGCAGGAGCGGCCGCCAGAAAACATCAACAACACAGCCGGAGAAGGCTTCCCCTTCCGGTTACGTCAGCTCGCTTCCGCTCTCTCGGCATCCCGCTCCCGCCTATCCTGCACCTGGAAAGCCGCGGGAGGGACGAACGAGCGCTGATGGGCGGGGCTTCTTTCATTGTCCCGCCCCTCCTCCTCAACGATTGGCCGTGGTCGTGGGAGTCCCCACCTCCTGGGTCTGCGCCTGCGCGAGGGTCATGGCAGCCTGCCGCACCTGAGGAGGGTGGGAGGCGGTGGTGTCCCCTTCCCGTCGGCGGGCGGGAGAGTTAGGTAAGCCGGCGGCATGCCCCTCACGCTCGCCTGCGGCGGGTGCAGGCTCCTCTGCCGACTGCCGCGGTGGCCTGCGGAGCGGACGCTTCCTGCGGACCAGAGGATGTCCCGCAGGATGGACCCTCTGAGATCCGGCATCCGTCCGCGGGACCGaccctctgtccctgtctctcggGTCACCCCGGTGGGCGGcgccagctttctctctctctctctgatgacGCCCCTCAGTTGCCCACACTCCCGCCGCCCGAGGTTCGGCCAGAATCTCGAGCCACCCTGGGTGGGGTTGAGCAGCACCTGGGCAAAGGCTGCTTCGGAGGGTTCGGAAGCAGCCGCGCCTTCCCTCCGGGCTCCTCCGGTTGGTGGCTTCACAGGTCTGCAGTGCTGGGGGACCTCAGGGCCCGCCGGTGTCTGAGGAAGGGCTCCATCCAACGAGCCTAGGCGTTTGGGTACCGCTCGCTAGGTTAGATCAGGATTTGCAGGTGGCCCGGAAACGCTCTCTACTGAGAGGATGGATTCCTGATCCCCCCTCCTACCCGCCTGACCCCGGCCCTGGAGGGAAGAATCTGAGAAACTTTCCCTAAGTCTTTCCTTACTGTTCGTTCCTCTCCGGACCCCTGCAGGATAGCTTCATGTTGAAGAGGCTATGCGTGCAGTGGCCTTAGTGTGTGTAACCTTGGCCGTGTCTGCGAACTTGTTCGTCCAGTTTGCTTAATCAGTATCGTATTTGCCTTTGAAAACAAGTGTGTGAAATTGATGGGGGCTGATGGAACAATGCCCAAACTTGCACTTTCACCTTTCAGGCCGGTTCCTCTTCCCTGCTGTGTGGATGTTTCTGTTtgggctagatttttttttttttttaaaccacaataTAACATGTATTACTTTAAGTTCTTTCAAAATTTTAGCCAATATAACAGATAAAACTGCCAGTTAGGTCAAATATACACATTTAGAGGCCGTAAATGTTTGTTTCTCCTCCCACTCACGTTCTGCTTTTGGCTAGAATGTAGAGTCTGTGACATATTTTGTTTTACCAAGAGCTTTGGGAGCCCTTAGTGTAACATAATGACCATCTAATTATTGCATATCCAAGTGTATACTTGGTTGGCATTTGGAAACTAGAGTGATTTCATCTTCCTGATTTTGgaccccccaaaaagtaaaaTTAGTAGCTTAGTTGTCTCTAATACATGCCCCCTTTGCAGAAATCAGTCATGAATATTTAAAGTTCTACTGAAAAATTTTAAGGCTCTAAAAGATATTTGTATCATATTAGAAAAATCTAAAGTAACAGGATATTGAATCTATCCACACATCTGCGCTTTGAGACAAATATATTGCCCATAGAAAACTATTAGTACATGGTTTACTTACAGAGTATTGAAGTGTTTGGGACATGGGGAAAATCATTAttacatgtttttcttaatttgtttcctACTAGATAGCTACCCAAGAAAACACCATGAAAGATACTGACATCAAGAGACTTCTGTATACCAATCTTTTGTGCGTATTTTCAATTTTCCTGAGCTTTTTCATTCCATCCTTCTTCCTGGATAACTTCTCAGTACTGGAAGCCCACTTGACCTGGTTGTGCACTTGCTCTGCTCTTGTGACCGCTGTCAATCTCCTGTTGTATCTAGTAGTGAAACCAAATGTACCTTCTAGAAGAAGTTCCTTATCGCATAAGGTAAGGTTGACTCACTAATAACCAGTTTTTAGATGGAAGTAATAGTGTAAGAATGAAGCCCCGTGACGGGTGGTGgttggctcatgcttttaatcccagcactcaggaggcagaggcaaacggatctctgtgagttcagagttcgaggccagcctgatctacagagctagttccaggacagccatggctacatagagaaaccttgttgtgaaagaacaaaacaaagaatgaagtATTGTTGTATCCTTATTGAGTTATTTACAGCATATAAAGGgaaccaagcccccccccccccccccgaagcaGTAGCCTGTCACCTACAATGTTTGATATATCTTTGTTGTATATTAATTGTGGAATTATGGCTCCTTCAATGCATCACAGTATAAATATTATAAGCCTGTATAATCGTTGTTTTATAGCATCACTGAAGATAACTTATAAGACActgcagtttgtttttgtttatttttgtacttttttatGTGGATGGGAGTGGGTGGGTTACTCTGTGCAAATGTATGAGAAGGCTGGAGGCCAACTTCAAGTGTCATCTTTAGAAACACTGTCTACCTGCTGTGGACACGGTCATtcattgtcctggagctcaccaattaggctagactg
The nucleotide sequence above comes from Onychomys torridus chromosome 21, mOncTor1.1, whole genome shotgun sequence. Encoded proteins:
- the Cript gene encoding cysteine-rich PDZ-binding protein isoform X2; the protein is MLCVQNGLSSAPLCLFLPPFFLDLFSYNFLTGSQRLEMDLQNLPGEKKLGTVITPDTWKDGARNTTESGGRKLNENKALTSKKARFDPYGKNKFSTCRICKSSVHQPGSHYCQGCAYKKGICAMCGKKVLDTKNYKQTSV
- the Cript gene encoding cysteine-rich PDZ-binding protein isoform X1; this encodes MLCVQNGLSSAPLCLFLPPFFLDLFSYNFLTGSQRLEMDLQNLPGSIESLPGEKKLGTVITPDTWKDGARNTTESGGRKLNENKALTSKKARFDPYGKNKFSTCRICKSSVHQPGSHYCQGCAYKKGICAMCGKKVLDTKNYKQTSV